One genomic region from Nymphaea colorata isolate Beijing-Zhang1983 chromosome 10, ASM883128v2, whole genome shotgun sequence encodes:
- the LOC116262117 gene encoding probable calcium-binding protein CML29: MASRASSPDVLSHVQELLEAFTAFDSDDDGLVSAAELAGILSSMGYNATEEEVTGMMREADVDGDGQLSLEEFLEMSLKNVDLGSLAGLLRSALEMLDAAADDGGDEIDGVMLYELVNGLGSGVTKEQCEALIAALDVDGDGMVGLDDFKTIANALL; the protein is encoded by the coding sequence ATGGCATCAAGAGCGTCATCACCTGACGTCCTGAGCCACGTGCAGGAGCTTCTGGAGGCGTTCACGGCCTTCGACTCGGACGACGACGGCCTGGTGTCGGCAGCGGAGCTGGCAGGCATACTGTCGTCGATGGGGTACAACGCGACGGAGGAAGAGGTGACGGGGATGATGAGGGAGGCGGACGTGGACGGAGACGGGCAGCTGAGCCTGGAAGAGTTCCTGGAGATGAGCCTCAAGAACGTCGACCTGGGGAGCCTGGCCGGGTTGCTGAGGTCGGCGCTGGAGATGCTGGACGCCGCTGCTGATGATGGTGGTGACGAGATCGACGGGGTGATGCTGTACGAGCTGGTGAATGGGCTGGGCAGCGGCGTGACCAAAGAGCAGTGCGAGGCCCTGATCGCGGCGCTCGATGTGGATGGGGATGGGATGGTTGGTCTGGATGACTTCAAGACCATAGCCAACGCGCTTCTTTAG
- the LOC116262589 gene encoding partner of Y14 and mago, with translation MATAEEQVALFGRTLKEGERLLAPTMRPDGTLRKPIRIRAGYVPQDEVAIYQSKGALLRKSMPEVPPGYDPELDAKPKTKSAKRNERKKEKKHQQAALASSSADKEHVVERREAGERSLVEDVYQPQDVDALTNQVDKISLSSKAVPNASPHKMENTNSRESGPDLEKRIRALKKKIRLTEALKKAASEKDDLKPEQLEKLSKLDSWYKELAEMEYKNSPSA, from the exons ATGGCCACTGCCGAGGAGCAGGTGGCCTTATTCGGGAGAACCTTGAAGGAAGGGGAGAGACTGCTAGCTCCTACCATGAGACCGGACGGCACTCTCAGGAAACCCATCAGGATCAGGGCCGGTTATGTTCCTCAGGACGAAGTCGCCATCTATCAATCCAAGGGTGCCTTG TTGAGAAAGTCGATGCCGGAGGTGCCGCCGGGCTACGATCCAGAGCTGGATGCGAAGCCGAAGACAAAATCGGCAAAGAGGAatgagaggaagaaggagaaaaagcatCAACAG GCTGCCCTTGCATCATCATCTGCTGACAAAGAACATGTTGTGGAGAGAAGGGAAGCTGGAGAGAGGTCTTTAGTGGAGGATGTTTACCAGCCACAGGATGTAGATGCATTAACCAACCAAGTAGATAAAATTTCCCTTTCCAGTAAAGCAGTACCTAATGCATCACCACATAAAATGGAGAATACAAATTCCAGGGAATCAGGTCCAGATCTTGAGAAAAGAATCCGGGCACTGAAGAAAAAG ATTCGGTTGACAGAGGCATTGAAGAAAGCTGCCAGTGAGAAAGATGATTTGAAGCCAGAGCAACTAGAGAAACTCTCTAAATTGGACAGCTGGTACAAAGAGCTAGCGGAGATGGAGTACAAAAATAGTCCGTCTGCCTGA